One genomic window of Aerosakkonema funiforme FACHB-1375 includes the following:
- a CDS encoding phage tail protein, producing the protein MPDVKAPHKPDPYFSHSFYVEWNGIIHAGFVECNGLSSHQTAIVYREGTDPPNVRKIPGMINNNNITLKRGTTNNDELWQWRAKIAKGEIERREVSIVLMDEGGREKIRWNLTNCWPVTWSISHFDAMNNDLSVEYIELAHEGVTVDKWS; encoded by the coding sequence ATGCCCGACGTTAAAGCCCCGCACAAACCAGACCCGTATTTTTCACATAGTTTTTATGTGGAATGGAACGGCATCATTCACGCAGGTTTTGTCGAATGTAACGGTTTGAGTTCTCATCAAACAGCAATTGTATATCGGGAAGGAACCGATCCGCCTAACGTTCGTAAAATACCCGGAATGATTAACAATAACAACATCACCCTCAAACGAGGCACTACCAACAATGACGAACTCTGGCAATGGCGAGCCAAAATAGCAAAGGGAGAAATTGAACGCCGTGAAGTGTCGATCGTCTTGATGGATGAGGGAGGAAGAGAAAAAATTCGCTGGAATCTTACAAACTGCTGGCCCGTAACCTGGAGCATTTCACATTTTGATGCCATGAATAATGACTTATCAGTGGAATATATAGAACTCGCCCATGAAGGAGTAACTGTCGATAAGTGGTCGTAA
- a CDS encoding phage tail sheath family protein → MLIPGVYKEDIFPAPAPQLITGVPAFLGFAQKGSINTAQRFTLWPEFTATFGQALENSYLYRAVEGFFGNGGTPCYVIRLPKDGISLKEALLQALKELESIDEIDLICAPDIVGENLVKEQVQEMQAAILDHCDRMGDRFAILDCPSFTAGRQISEIQQYRQNLRSANGALYFPWIRIENDSYIPPCGHIAGVYARCDRSVGVHQAPANQVLEGVLDLQIDLSEAEFATLYPENQVSGVNCLRAFRGRGIRIWGTRTLSDDPAWGYLNIRRLFLTVGRWIDRNLADVAFEPNDYKLWVRIDRELTTYFLSLFQQGALKGNAPQEAFYVKCDAETNPPELRDIGKAVTEIGLAPAIPNEFIIVRLIHGTTGVVLTQST, encoded by the coding sequence ATGCTCATCCCCGGTGTTTACAAAGAGGATATCTTCCCGGCACCTGCCCCACAACTGATTACAGGTGTGCCTGCATTTTTGGGATTTGCACAAAAAGGGTCAATTAATACAGCCCAGCGATTTACTCTTTGGCCTGAGTTTACCGCAACTTTTGGCCAAGCCCTGGAAAATAGCTACCTGTACCGTGCTGTAGAAGGTTTCTTCGGAAACGGTGGGACTCCGTGCTACGTAATTCGTCTCCCCAAAGATGGGATTTCCCTAAAAGAGGCATTATTACAAGCACTGAAAGAATTAGAATCGATCGATGAGATCGATCTAATCTGTGCGCCAGACATTGTGGGGGAGAACCTCGTAAAAGAACAGGTACAGGAAATGCAGGCGGCAATTCTAGATCACTGCGATCGTATGGGCGATCGGTTTGCCATTCTAGATTGTCCAAGCTTTACGGCGGGAAGGCAAATATCGGAAATCCAGCAATATCGACAAAATTTGCGAAGTGCCAATGGTGCCTTGTACTTCCCTTGGATTAGGATCGAGAACGATTCATACATCCCTCCCTGCGGTCACATTGCTGGTGTTTATGCGCGTTGCGATCGCTCAGTTGGTGTCCACCAAGCACCCGCCAATCAGGTTCTCGAAGGTGTACTCGACTTGCAAATTGATTTATCGGAAGCAGAGTTTGCCACTCTCTATCCTGAAAATCAAGTATCGGGAGTTAACTGCTTGCGTGCTTTTAGAGGACGAGGTATCCGCATCTGGGGAACCCGGACTTTGAGCGACGATCCTGCTTGGGGATACCTCAATATCCGCCGATTGTTTCTAACAGTTGGTCGCTGGATCGATCGCAATCTTGCTGATGTTGCTTTCGAGCCAAACGATTACAAATTGTGGGTTCGCATCGATCGAGAATTGACGACCTACTTTCTATCTTTATTCCAACAAGGAGCGCTGAAAGGAAACGCACCACAAGAAGCATTTTACGTCAAATGCGACGCAGAAACTAACCCGCCAGAACTGCGCGACATCGGAAAAGCAGTCACAGAAATTGGCTTGGCACCTGCCATCCCGAACGAATTTATCATCGTTCGCCTCATTCACGGCACGACTGGAGTTGTTTTGACTCAAAGTACGTAA
- a CDS encoding phage tail assembly protein, which produces MQPTEFPFILPQGYVDTEGNVHREGAMRLATAYDEIAPIRDPRVQANPAYLAIILLSRVIVRLGTVEHINPKLIENLFSADLVYLQDFYQRINQNGHSRLLVTCPHCQGEFEVETVPVGE; this is translated from the coding sequence TTGCAGCCGACTGAATTTCCTTTCATTCTCCCGCAAGGTTATGTAGATACAGAAGGCAACGTTCACCGAGAAGGGGCGATGCGGCTAGCTACTGCTTATGACGAGATTGCACCCATTCGAGACCCTCGCGTGCAAGCAAATCCGGCATATTTAGCAATTATTCTCTTATCGCGAGTGATCGTTCGTCTGGGAACAGTTGAGCATATTAACCCAAAACTCATAGAAAACCTTTTTTCTGCCGATCTCGTTTATTTACAAGATTTCTACCAGCGCATTAATCAAAACGGCCATAGCCGTCTTTTGGTAACTTGCCCTCACTGCCAAGGTGAATTTGAAGTAGAAACTGTGCCTGTGGGGGAGTAG
- a CDS encoding phage tail sheath family protein, whose amino-acid sequence MPTTYLSPGVYVEEVPSGTAPIVGVGTSTAGFIGLIPQSTSSQTTPSKSKTTEASSSSQATSSVTPGYAAIGQINLCTNFTEFKKFFGDFSPSNAAQNTFAHAVYGFFRNGGTRCYVVKVTSESELNSALESFEAIDEIALVLVPGQTSTTIQTAIKDHCQKLGDRFAILDSPETVDLSSPTLVETLKPFNSDYAALYFPWLQVFDPASNSQIYVPPSGHIAGIYARVDTQRGVYKAPGNETVLGAVGLKYSISKAKQDGLNPAGINCIRNLNGNIRVWGARTLGGDANGEFKYINVRRLFNYLRESIDEGTQWTVFEPNAPDLWARIRRNINAFLFTVWRSGALFGNTPEQAYFVKCDEETNPPELRDLGQVVTIIGVSVVKPAEFVIFRISQWAGPGAS is encoded by the coding sequence ATGCCAACTACCTATTTATCTCCAGGTGTTTATGTTGAGGAAGTTCCTTCAGGGACTGCTCCAATAGTAGGAGTGGGAACAAGTACAGCAGGGTTTATTGGGTTGATTCCCCAAAGTACAAGTTCGCAAACAACACCCTCAAAAAGTAAAACAACTGAGGCTTCTTCATCAAGTCAAGCTACTTCCTCAGTGACTCCAGGCTATGCAGCAATAGGCCAAATCAACCTTTGTACTAATTTCACTGAATTTAAGAAGTTTTTTGGTGACTTTTCCCCAAGCAACGCGGCGCAAAACACCTTCGCTCATGCAGTTTACGGATTCTTCAGAAATGGAGGAACGCGCTGCTATGTTGTTAAAGTTACCAGTGAAAGCGAACTCAATTCTGCGCTAGAAAGTTTTGAAGCAATTGATGAAATTGCCCTCGTTCTCGTACCCGGACAGACAAGTACAACAATTCAAACTGCAATCAAAGACCATTGCCAAAAACTAGGCGATCGCTTTGCCATCCTCGACTCTCCCGAAACCGTAGACTTAAGCAGCCCTACTCTGGTAGAAACCCTCAAGCCCTTCAACTCAGATTATGCGGCTTTATACTTCCCCTGGCTTCAAGTTTTCGATCCAGCTAGCAACAGTCAAATATACGTGCCACCTAGCGGTCACATCGCAGGCATTTACGCTCGCGTAGATACTCAAAGAGGAGTCTACAAAGCTCCCGGCAACGAAACGGTTCTCGGAGCAGTTGGACTCAAATATAGTATCAGCAAAGCCAAACAAGATGGACTCAACCCTGCTGGGATCAACTGCATTCGCAACCTCAACGGCAATATTCGAGTTTGGGGCGCACGTACTCTAGGCGGTGATGCCAACGGAGAATTCAAATATATCAACGTCCGTCGCCTATTCAACTATTTACGAGAATCGATCGACGAAGGAACTCAATGGACGGTTTTTGAACCCAATGCACCGGATCTTTGGGCGCGAATTCGTCGCAATATAAACGCTTTTTTATTCACAGTTTGGCGCAGCGGCGCTTTGTTTGGTAACACGCCGGAACAAGCTTACTTCGTCAAGTGTGATGAAGAAACCAACCCCCCGGAACTGCGAGATCTCGGTCAGGTTGTTACCATCATTGGCGTATCAGTCGTCAAACCAGCCGAATTCGTCATCTTCCGCATTAGCCAATGGGCTGGGCCAGGTGCTAGTTAA
- a CDS encoding phage tail protein, with the protein MANKLGWKAVLGGGIIRSDPYLTYNFLVEIGGLVTGGFTEVSGLGSEIELESYAEGGVNGFTHYFPKRTKYSNLVLSHGITDIDTLWLWYQAAAAGKVQLKNGTIILLDQQQLPVMWWNFKNAYPVKWSGPQFNANNTSQVAIERVELVHQGIDKPFFSLGLRGSYV; encoded by the coding sequence TTGGCGAATAAATTAGGTTGGAAGGCAGTGTTAGGTGGGGGAATTATCCGTTCAGATCCCTATCTAACTTACAATTTTTTAGTAGAAATTGGTGGGTTAGTAACGGGAGGATTTACTGAAGTCAGTGGATTAGGAAGCGAGATTGAGTTGGAGTCTTATGCAGAAGGAGGTGTGAATGGATTCACCCATTATTTCCCAAAACGAACAAAATATTCTAACCTGGTTTTGAGTCACGGAATTACTGATATAGATACGCTCTGGCTTTGGTATCAAGCGGCGGCTGCTGGCAAAGTTCAGCTAAAGAATGGCACGATTATTTTGCTAGACCAACAGCAACTACCCGTAATGTGGTGGAATTTTAAAAATGCTTATCCCGTTAAATGGTCTGGCCCTCAATTCAATGCAAATAATACTTCTCAGGTAGCGATCGAAAGAGTGGAATTGGTTCATCAAGGAATTGATAAACCTTTCTTTAGTTTAGGTTTGCGTGGATCGTATGTCTGA